Proteins from a single region of Streptomyces vinaceus:
- a CDS encoding sigma-70 family RNA polymerase sigma factor: MPKDVPPRWDRRMQQRLARGEAAALGELYDRFASLVHGLAHRVLGDEGAADRITREVFGYIWENPDAYDPKQGSMRSWVARITQGQAVARLRQTELGRGSREELEQKVRSASAAARADYIVTSMPAPLRAALELAYFKRRNYRQAAADLRISEDEARRRLRLGLQLLSTANVLPQEDTAPPGYGSPR, encoded by the coding sequence ATGCCGAAGGACGTACCACCGCGCTGGGACCGCCGCATGCAGCAGCGCCTCGCCCGCGGCGAGGCCGCCGCGCTCGGAGAGCTGTACGACCGCTTCGCCTCGCTCGTGCACGGCCTGGCCCACCGCGTCCTCGGCGACGAGGGCGCCGCGGACCGGATCACCCGCGAGGTGTTCGGCTACATCTGGGAGAACCCCGACGCGTACGACCCCAAGCAGGGCTCCATGCGCTCCTGGGTCGCCCGGATCACCCAGGGCCAGGCCGTGGCCCGGCTGCGCCAGACCGAACTCGGCCGCGGCTCGCGCGAGGAGCTCGAACAGAAGGTGCGCAGCGCCAGCGCCGCCGCGCGCGCGGACTACATCGTCACGTCGATGCCCGCGCCGCTGCGCGCCGCGCTGGAGCTCGCGTACTTCAAGCGCCGGAACTACCGGCAGGCCGCCGCCGACCTGCGCATCAGCGAGGACGAGGCCCGGCGCAGGCTGCGCCTGGGCCTCCAGCTGCTGTCGACCGCCAACGTCCTCCCGCAGGAGGACACCGCTCCGCCCGGATATGGATCCCCCCGATGA
- a CDS encoding EF-hand domain-containing protein: MDSAEYERKIAARFATFDQDGNGYIDREDFSAAAKAVLAEFGTTARSDRGQAVFAGAEAFWQGMAGIADVDGDQRVTREEFITGAAKRLRDNPQRFAEIARPFLHGVIAVADEDGLGTTPQAAARVLRVLGTPPELADDVAQALDADADGRITEDEILTAFAAYCGVEAPDA; the protein is encoded by the coding sequence ATGGACAGCGCAGAATACGAGCGCAAGATCGCCGCCCGGTTTGCCACCTTCGACCAGGACGGGAACGGATACATCGACCGCGAGGACTTCAGCGCGGCCGCGAAGGCCGTCCTGGCCGAATTCGGCACCACCGCGCGGTCGGACAGGGGCCAGGCCGTCTTCGCCGGCGCGGAGGCCTTCTGGCAGGGGATGGCCGGGATCGCGGACGTCGACGGGGACCAGCGGGTGACCCGCGAGGAGTTCATCACCGGCGCGGCGAAGCGGCTGCGGGACAACCCGCAGCGGTTCGCGGAGATCGCGCGGCCGTTCCTGCACGGGGTGATCGCGGTCGCGGACGAGGACGGCCTCGGTACGACCCCGCAGGCGGCGGCCCGCGTCCTGCGCGTCCTGGGCACCCCGCCCGAACTGGCCGACGACGTGGCCCAGGCCCTGGACGCCGATGCCGACGGCCGCATCACCGAGGACGAGATCCTGACTGCCTTCGCCGCGTACTGCGGCGTCGAGGCCCCGGACGCATAG
- a CDS encoding class I adenylate-forming enzyme family protein, whose translation MADTKDTAVRLSHSPTLWELVTARAALTPGAPVLIEAAEDPADDRTLTFAELRERSERVAAGLYGRGVRPGTVVAWQLPTRIETVLLSLALARIGAVQTPVIPFYRDREAGFALRESKAEHFAVPGVWRGFDHTAMAGRLGARGVFEAYEELPTGDPAVLPAPPANGTDVRWIYWTSGTTSDPKGVLHTDRSLIAGGSCLAHALRLGPADVGSIAFPYAHIGGPDYLVMLLLYGFPAVLFEKFALPDALDGYRRHGVTVAGGSTAFYSMFLTEQRKDPSAKLIPTLRLLAGGGAPKPPEIYHAVVRELGCELTHGYGMTEVPMITMGSPDDSAEHLATTEGRPPAGMSIRITAPDGTPLPPDTDGEVRLRGEAVCQGYLNREGRPAEVFDADGYLITGDLGHLTPDGYLVLTGRSKDVIIRKGENISAKEIEDLLHLLPAIGDVAVIGLPDPERGERVCAVVEQPPGAAPLTLPQLTAHLRAQGLSPHKLPEQLELVEALPRNETLRKVLKYKLRERFA comes from the coding sequence ATGGCGGACACCAAGGACACGGCGGTACGGCTGAGCCACTCACCCACCCTGTGGGAGCTGGTCACGGCGCGGGCCGCGCTGACCCCCGGCGCCCCCGTGCTGATCGAGGCGGCCGAGGACCCCGCCGACGACCGCACGCTCACCTTCGCCGAGCTGCGCGAGCGCTCCGAACGAGTGGCGGCGGGGCTGTACGGGAGGGGCGTACGCCCCGGCACGGTCGTCGCCTGGCAGCTGCCCACCCGGATCGAGACGGTCCTGCTCTCCCTCGCCCTGGCCCGCATCGGGGCCGTCCAGACCCCGGTGATCCCCTTCTACCGGGACCGCGAGGCGGGCTTCGCGCTGCGCGAGTCCAAGGCCGAGCACTTCGCCGTCCCGGGCGTCTGGCGGGGCTTCGACCACACCGCGATGGCCGGGCGGCTCGGCGCGCGCGGGGTCTTCGAGGCGTACGAGGAGCTGCCGACGGGCGATCCGGCCGTACTGCCCGCGCCGCCCGCGAACGGCACGGACGTGCGGTGGATCTACTGGACCTCGGGGACCACCTCCGACCCCAAGGGCGTCCTGCACACCGACCGCTCGCTGATCGCGGGCGGCTCCTGCCTGGCCCACGCCCTGCGGCTGGGGCCGGCCGACGTCGGCTCGATCGCCTTCCCGTACGCGCACATAGGCGGACCGGACTACCTGGTGATGCTGCTCCTGTACGGCTTCCCCGCGGTGCTCTTCGAGAAGTTCGCGCTGCCGGACGCCCTGGACGGCTACCGGCGCCACGGGGTCACGGTGGCCGGCGGCTCCACGGCCTTCTACTCGATGTTCCTGACGGAGCAGCGCAAGGACCCGTCCGCCAAGCTGATCCCCACCCTGCGCCTCCTCGCGGGCGGCGGCGCGCCCAAGCCCCCCGAGATCTACCACGCGGTCGTGCGCGAACTGGGCTGCGAACTGACCCACGGCTACGGCATGACCGAGGTCCCGATGATCACGATGGGCTCACCGGACGACAGCGCCGAGCACCTCGCCACGACGGAGGGCCGCCCCCCGGCCGGCATGTCGATCCGCATCACCGCCCCCGACGGCACGCCCCTGCCCCCGGACACCGACGGCGAGGTCCGGTTGCGCGGCGAGGCGGTCTGCCAGGGCTACCTGAACCGGGAGGGCCGCCCGGCCGAGGTCTTCGACGCCGACGGCTACCTGATCACCGGGGACCTCGGCCACCTGACGCCGGACGGCTACCTCGTCCTCACCGGCCGCAGCAAGGACGTGATCATCCGCAAGGGCGAGAACATCTCCGCGAAGGAGATCGAGGACCTGCTGCACCTGCTCCCGGCCATCGGCGACGTGGCCGTGATCGGCCTCCCGGACCCGGAGCGCGGAGAGCGCGTCTGCGCGGTGGTGGAACAGCCGCCGGGCGCGGCCCCCCTGACCCTCCCGCAGCTGACGGCCCACCTGCGCGCCCAGGGCCTGTCCCCGCACAAGCTCCCGGAACAGCTGGAACTGGTCGAGGCCCTGCCCCGCAACGAGACCCTGCGCAAGGTCCTCAAGTACAAGCTCCGCGAACGCTTCGCCTAG
- a CDS encoding amidohydrolase family protein — MELELPRIISVDDHVIEPAHLFDVWLPAKYRDRGPKALTAGIGELQYTGGKYVISMDPEGPPTDWWIYEDLKFPYKRNIAAVGFDRDDMTLEGITREEMRRGCWDPKARLADMDLNHVEASLCFPTFPRFCGQTFAEAHDKEVALACVRAYNDWMVEEWCGDSGGRLIPLCIIPLWDIDLAVAEIRRNAARGVRAVTFSEIPTYLGLPSIHSGYWDPFFAVCQETGTVVNMHIGSSSQMPAASPDAPPAVQASLSFNNAMASMMDFLFSGVLVKFPTLKLAYSEGQMGWIPYALERADDVWQEHRAWGGVRDLIPEPPSTYYYRQMFCCFFRDKHGIASLDVVGRDNATFETDYPHVDSTFPHTKEVALDHVKGLDDETVHKLMRGNAIRMLGLDLV; from the coding sequence ATGGAACTGGAACTGCCTCGGATCATCAGCGTCGACGACCACGTCATCGAACCCGCGCACCTCTTCGACGTCTGGCTGCCGGCCAAGTACCGCGACCGCGGGCCCAAGGCGCTCACCGCCGGCATCGGCGAGCTCCAGTACACCGGCGGCAAGTACGTGATCTCCATGGACCCCGAGGGACCGCCGACCGACTGGTGGATCTACGAGGACCTGAAGTTCCCGTACAAGCGCAACATCGCCGCCGTCGGCTTCGACCGGGACGACATGACCCTCGAAGGCATCACACGCGAGGAGATGCGCCGCGGCTGCTGGGACCCCAAGGCGCGCCTCGCCGACATGGACCTCAACCACGTCGAGGCCTCGCTCTGCTTCCCGACCTTCCCGCGCTTCTGCGGCCAGACCTTCGCCGAGGCCCACGACAAGGAGGTGGCCCTCGCCTGCGTGCGCGCCTACAACGACTGGATGGTCGAGGAGTGGTGCGGCGACAGCGGTGGCCGGCTCATCCCGCTGTGCATCATCCCGCTCTGGGACATCGACCTCGCCGTCGCTGAGATCCGCCGCAACGCCGCCCGCGGGGTGCGCGCCGTGACCTTCTCCGAGATCCCCACCTACCTCGGGCTCCCCTCCATCCACTCCGGCTACTGGGACCCCTTCTTCGCCGTCTGCCAGGAGACGGGCACGGTCGTCAACATGCACATCGGGTCCAGCTCCCAGATGCCCGCCGCCTCGCCCGACGCGCCGCCCGCCGTCCAGGCCTCGCTCAGCTTCAACAACGCCATGGCCTCGATGATGGACTTCCTCTTCAGCGGGGTCCTCGTGAAGTTCCCGACGCTGAAGCTGGCCTACAGCGAGGGCCAGATGGGCTGGATCCCGTACGCCCTGGAGCGCGCCGACGACGTCTGGCAGGAGCACCGCGCCTGGGGCGGGGTCCGCGACCTGATCCCCGAGCCGCCGTCCACGTACTACTACCGGCAGATGTTCTGCTGCTTCTTCCGCGACAAGCACGGCATCGCCTCGCTCGACGTCGTCGGCCGCGACAACGCCACCTTCGAGACCGACTACCCGCACGTGGACTCGACCTTCCCGCACACCAAGGAGGTCGCCCTCGACCACGTGAAGGGGCTGGACGACGAGACGGTCCACAAGCTGATGCGCGGCAACGCCATCCGCATGCTCGGCCTGGACCTCGTCTGA
- a CDS encoding acyl-CoA dehydrogenase family protein has protein sequence MDLTYTDEERDFRARLREWLGKTLPELPARPSPDDWPGRRAYDAGWQRRLYDAGYAGLHWPVDAGGRGATPTQHLIFLEESERAGAPYVGANFVGLLHAGPTIAAEGTAEQRARWLPPVLRGDEVWCQGFSEPGAGSDLAALRTRAVRDGDDYVITGSKIWTSHAEVADWCELLVRTRPVSEAFPKHRGISWLAMPMDAPGVTVRPLRTLAGSTEFAEVFLDEVRVPVANRVGAEDDGWRVTMVTLSFERGTAFVGEVVACRRTLGELAAAARANGRWDDPVLRRRLGRLYGEFGALWRLTQWNVSESEASGGVPGVGGSVFKLAYSHARQELYDAAAEVLGAQSLALEGEWTLDRLSSLSYTIAAGTSQIQRNIVAERILGLPKGR, from the coding sequence ATGGATCTGACGTACACCGACGAGGAGCGGGACTTCCGCGCCCGGCTGCGCGAATGGCTCGGCAAGACCCTGCCCGAGCTGCCGGCCCGGCCGTCCCCCGACGACTGGCCGGGCCGGCGCGCGTACGACGCCGGCTGGCAGCGCCGGCTGTACGACGCCGGGTACGCCGGGCTGCACTGGCCCGTGGACGCGGGCGGGCGCGGGGCCACCCCCACCCAGCACCTGATCTTCCTGGAGGAGAGCGAGCGCGCCGGAGCCCCGTACGTCGGCGCCAACTTCGTCGGGCTCCTGCACGCCGGACCGACCATCGCCGCCGAGGGCACGGCGGAGCAGCGCGCGCGCTGGCTGCCGCCCGTACTGCGCGGGGACGAGGTGTGGTGCCAGGGGTTCAGCGAGCCCGGGGCGGGCTCCGACCTGGCCGCGCTGCGCACCCGCGCCGTGCGCGACGGGGACGACTACGTGATCACCGGCTCGAAGATATGGACCTCGCACGCGGAGGTCGCCGACTGGTGCGAGCTGCTCGTACGGACGCGGCCCGTCAGCGAGGCCTTTCCCAAGCACCGGGGGATCTCCTGGCTGGCCATGCCCATGGACGCGCCCGGGGTCACGGTGCGGCCGCTGCGCACCCTCGCCGGGTCGACCGAGTTCGCGGAGGTGTTCCTCGACGAGGTGCGCGTGCCCGTCGCCAACCGGGTCGGGGCGGAGGACGACGGCTGGCGCGTCACGATGGTCACCCTCTCCTTCGAGCGGGGGACGGCCTTCGTCGGCGAGGTCGTGGCCTGCCGCCGCACCCTGGGCGAGCTCGCGGCGGCCGCGCGGGCGAACGGCCGCTGGGACGATCCGGTGCTGCGGCGCCGGCTCGGGCGGCTGTACGGGGAGTTCGGCGCGCTGTGGCGGCTCACCCAGTGGAACGTCAGCGAGTCCGAGGCCTCGGGCGGGGTGCCGGGCGTCGGCGGCTCGGTCTTCAAGCTGGCCTACTCGCACGCGCGGCAGGAGCTGTACGACGCCGCCGCCGAGGTGCTGGGCGCGCAGTCCCTCGCGCTGGAGGGGGAGTGGACCCTGGACCGGCTCTCGTCCCTCTCGTACACGATCGCGGCGGGCACCTCGCAGATCCAGCGCAACATCGTCGCCGAGCGGATCCTCGGCCTCCCGAAGGGCCGGTGA
- a CDS encoding acyl-CoA dehydrogenase family protein: MDFRLTDEQRDLRAGVRELLAGRYGREALRASVDAGGALDRGLWRELGEAGFFSLRLPQERGGVGVGLPEAALVFEEAGRALLPGPLVATHLAAGSVPGAAEGTAVVTAFDLGGSLVTHLGEADAVLGAPSLPAGEPVPSADPLTPLHRVARPPAGAGARAYRDEGALLTAALQAGSALRTVELAVRYAGEREQFGQPIGAFQAVKHLCAQMLVRAEVARTAVYAAAVTADPAEVAGAKLLADEAAVRNARDCLQVHGGMGFTWEADVHLHLKRAWVRAEQWRTAGEAEEALAAELAAGLAAGPAVGPAAASG; this comes from the coding sequence GTGGACTTCCGGTTGACGGACGAGCAGCGCGACCTGCGGGCGGGCGTACGGGAACTGCTGGCGGGCCGGTACGGGCGCGAGGCGCTGCGGGCCTCGGTGGACGCGGGCGGGGCCCTGGACCGGGGGCTGTGGCGGGAGCTCGGCGAGGCCGGGTTCTTCTCGCTGCGGCTCCCGCAGGAGCGCGGCGGGGTCGGGGTCGGACTGCCCGAGGCCGCCCTCGTCTTCGAGGAGGCGGGGCGGGCGCTGCTGCCGGGGCCGCTCGTCGCCACGCACCTGGCGGCGGGGTCGGTTCCGGGGGCGGCCGAGGGAACGGCCGTGGTCACGGCGTTCGACCTCGGCGGATCCCTCGTGACCCACCTCGGGGAGGCGGACGCGGTGCTCGGCGCGCCCTCGCTCCCCGCGGGCGAGCCGGTGCCCTCGGCGGACCCGCTCACCCCGCTGCACCGGGTGGCCCGGCCGCCGGCCGGCGCAGGGGCGCGGGCGTACCGCGACGAGGGCGCGCTGCTCACGGCGGCGCTCCAGGCCGGCAGCGCGCTGCGCACGGTGGAGCTGGCGGTGCGGTACGCGGGCGAGCGCGAGCAGTTCGGGCAGCCGATCGGGGCCTTCCAGGCGGTCAAGCACCTGTGCGCGCAGATGCTGGTGCGGGCCGAGGTGGCCCGTACGGCGGTGTACGCGGCGGCCGTGACCGCGGATCCGGCGGAGGTGGCCGGGGCCAAGCTGCTGGCCGACGAGGCCGCCGTACGCAACGCCCGCGACTGCCTCCAGGTGCACGGCGGGATGGGCTTCACGTGGGAGGCGGACGTGCACCTGCACCTCAAGCGGGCCTGGGTGCGCGCCGAGCAGTGGCGGACGGCGGGGGAGGCGGAGGAGGCGCTGGCGGCCGAGCTCGCGGCCGGGCTCGCGGCCGGTCCGGCGGTCGGTCCGGCGGCCGCTTCGGGGTAG
- a CDS encoding ATP-binding protein codes for MQVLQVQLEVGPDPAEVGRARRWARSRLAGSGIGDDEPLAETLILLISELVTNAVVHTGCPAVLRMLFREPGVRVEVADTSSRGPARRQAAGDDTGGRGLELVDGLADRWGWQREGAGKRIWCEIDRADKPEDGRSAWEPRVYL; via the coding sequence GTGCAGGTGCTTCAGGTGCAGCTGGAGGTAGGACCGGACCCCGCCGAGGTCGGCCGGGCGCGCCGCTGGGCGCGCTCCCGGCTGGCGGGGTCGGGCATAGGGGACGACGAACCGCTCGCCGAGACGCTGATCCTGCTGATCTCCGAGCTGGTCACCAACGCGGTCGTGCACACCGGCTGCCCGGCCGTCCTGCGGATGCTCTTCCGGGAGCCGGGCGTACGGGTCGAGGTCGCCGACACCAGCTCCCGGGGGCCGGCCCGGCGGCAGGCCGCCGGGGACGACACGGGCGGGCGCGGGCTGGAGCTGGTGGACGGCCTGGCCGACCGCTGGGGCTGGCAGCGCGAGGGTGCGGGCAAACGGATCTGGTGCGAGATCGACCGCGCGGACAAGCCCGAAGACGGCCGCTCGGCGTGGGAACCGCGCGTGTACCTCTAA
- a CDS encoding response regulator, protein MSGGTGSGNGNGNGNGSGNVRVLLADDQPLVRSGLRVLMADTPDLEVVGEASNGAEAVRMAAELAPDVVVMDIRMPEMDGIEATRRLTAADGPGGARVLILTTFDEDEHVYGALRAGASGFAVKDMALDDILAAVRVVAAGDALIAPGVTRRLIADFAAGPAPAPERVPAITGREQEVLTLVGRGLSNSEIAQDLFITVATTKSHVARLLTKLDARDRVQLVIKAYEMGLVAPPR, encoded by the coding sequence ATGAGCGGCGGCACCGGAAGCGGCAACGGCAACGGCAACGGCAACGGAAGCGGCAACGTCCGCGTACTGCTCGCCGACGATCAGCCCCTGGTGCGCTCGGGGCTGCGCGTCCTCATGGCCGACACCCCGGACCTGGAGGTCGTGGGCGAGGCCTCGAACGGCGCCGAGGCGGTCCGCATGGCCGCCGAGCTCGCTCCCGACGTGGTGGTGATGGACATCCGCATGCCGGAGATGGACGGCATCGAGGCCACCCGCCGGCTCACGGCCGCCGACGGTCCCGGGGGCGCCCGCGTGCTGATCCTGACCACCTTCGACGAGGACGAGCACGTGTACGGGGCGCTGCGCGCCGGCGCCAGCGGTTTCGCCGTGAAGGACATGGCGCTGGACGACATCCTCGCCGCCGTCCGCGTGGTCGCGGCGGGCGACGCCCTCATCGCGCCGGGCGTCACGCGCCGCCTGATAGCGGACTTCGCCGCGGGCCCGGCGCCCGCCCCCGAGCGCGTCCCGGCGATCACGGGCCGGGAGCAGGAGGTGCTGACGCTGGTGGGGCGGGGCCTGTCGAACAGCGAGATAGCGCAGGACCTGTTCATCACGGTGGCGACGACGAAATCGCACGTGGCCCGGCTGCTGACCAAGCTGGACGCCCGGGACCGGGTGCAACTGGTCATCAAGGCCTACGAAATGGGCCTGGTCGCGCCGCCCCGGTGA
- a CDS encoding sensor histidine kinase, with protein MNTSSSQVDGGRPAFRWQVAALWAGAALGTLLLSNLAFRVPLGAGNQIFQVGPLLALIGVLTGALLVRRAPLATLALMLLGTYLMLFLARAPALTITLVVPAAVALGTVAATRSRPVTLSALGLTVLLLITAQFAVPAEGSAARVLSQSQLPVVVLGWLMGDSVRRGRESAARAQARATEQALTDERLRIARELHDMVAHSIGVIAIQAGVGSRVIETQPAQAREALRAIEATSRETLAGLRRTLVALRRSEPAPTAPAPGLDGVDRLTAATAADTGVRVDLVWSGERRPLPADIELAAFRIVQEALTNVVRHAGADGCRVEIAYGPEELALEITDDGRGLPDGSTPGAGFGLTGMRERATLLGGRFEAGPRPGGGFRVAAALPVDAAAPARPAAARPGTGRPGEKR; from the coding sequence ATGAACACCTCATCGAGCCAGGTGGACGGGGGTCGGCCGGCGTTCCGATGGCAGGTCGCGGCCCTGTGGGCGGGCGCCGCGCTCGGCACTCTCCTGCTGTCGAACCTCGCTTTCCGCGTCCCCCTCGGCGCGGGGAACCAGATCTTCCAGGTGGGACCGCTCCTCGCGCTCATCGGCGTGCTGACCGGCGCCCTCCTGGTGCGGCGGGCACCGCTCGCCACCCTCGCCCTGATGCTCCTCGGCACGTACCTGATGCTCTTCCTCGCCCGCGCCCCCGCCCTCACGATCACGCTGGTGGTCCCCGCCGCGGTGGCCCTGGGGACGGTCGCGGCCACCCGCTCGCGCCCGGTGACCCTGTCGGCCCTGGGCCTCACCGTCCTGCTGCTGATCACCGCCCAGTTCGCGGTGCCCGCGGAGGGGTCCGCCGCCCGGGTCCTGTCCCAGAGCCAGCTGCCGGTCGTCGTCCTCGGCTGGCTGATGGGCGACTCCGTACGGCGCGGCCGCGAGTCCGCGGCGCGGGCACAGGCGCGCGCCACCGAGCAGGCCCTCACCGACGAGCGGCTGCGCATCGCCCGTGAGCTGCACGACATGGTCGCCCACAGCATCGGCGTCATCGCCATCCAGGCCGGGGTCGGCAGCCGGGTCATCGAGACCCAGCCGGCGCAGGCCCGCGAGGCGCTGCGGGCCATCGAGGCCACCAGCCGCGAGACGCTCGCGGGGCTGCGCCGCACGCTGGTCGCGCTGCGCCGCAGCGAGCCCGCACCGACGGCGCCCGCACCGGGCCTGGACGGCGTCGACCGGCTGACCGCCGCCACCGCGGCCGACACCGGCGTACGGGTGGACCTGGTGTGGTCGGGGGAGCGGCGCCCGCTGCCGGCCGACATCGAGCTCGCCGCGTTCCGCATCGTGCAGGAGGCGCTGACCAACGTGGTCCGCCACGCGGGCGCCGACGGCTGCCGGGTGGAGATCGCGTACGGGCCGGAAGAACTGGCCCTGGAGATCACCGACGACGGGCGCGGCCTCCCGGACGGCTCCACGCCGGGCGCCGGATTCGGCCTCACCGGCATGCGGGAGCGCGCCACCCTGCTGGGCGGCCGATTCGAGGCCGGCCCACGGCCCGGAGGCGGCTTCCGCGTGGCCGCGGCCCTGCCGGTCGACGCAGCCGCGCCGGCACGACCCGCGGCCGCACGGCCCGGGACGGGACGACCCGGGGAGAAGCGATGA
- a CDS encoding VOC family protein yields the protein MNGPYQAGTPCWIDLMVPDQQAALDFYRDLFGWQGEIGPPETGGYSVCTLKGKPVAGIMRASNPDGSVPDPMPPTVWTTYLATDGIDATLKAVTDAGGSVMTGPMDVMDLGRMAVITDPTGAVVGLWQYGTFAGAGIVNEHGALIWNELSTGDIPAASAFYSAVLPLTTAKSQIPDVGEYTEFKVGGRAVGGMMDLASMPTGVPPHWLPYFAVDDVDSIQAAAVRAGGSVKAPAFDMAAGRMAVLADPQGGTFAVITGAGPA from the coding sequence ATGAACGGCCCCTACCAGGCCGGCACCCCCTGCTGGATCGACCTGATGGTCCCCGACCAGCAGGCCGCCCTCGACTTCTACCGCGACCTCTTCGGCTGGCAGGGCGAGATCGGCCCGCCGGAGACCGGCGGCTACTCCGTCTGCACCCTCAAGGGCAAGCCGGTGGCCGGGATCATGCGCGCGTCCAACCCGGACGGTTCCGTCCCGGACCCGATGCCGCCGACCGTGTGGACCACGTACCTGGCCACCGACGGCATCGACGCCACCCTCAAGGCGGTCACGGACGCGGGCGGCAGCGTGATGACGGGCCCGATGGACGTCATGGACCTCGGGCGCATGGCCGTCATCACCGACCCGACGGGCGCCGTCGTGGGCCTGTGGCAGTACGGCACCTTCGCCGGGGCGGGCATCGTCAACGAGCACGGCGCGCTGATCTGGAACGAGCTGAGCACCGGGGACATCCCCGCCGCGTCCGCGTTCTACTCCGCCGTACTGCCGCTGACCACGGCGAAGTCGCAGATCCCGGACGTCGGGGAGTACACGGAGTTCAAGGTCGGGGGCCGTGCGGTCGGCGGGATGATGGACCTCGCCTCCATGCCGACCGGGGTTCCGCCGCACTGGCTGCCGTACTTCGCCGTCGACGACGTCGACAGCATCCAGGCGGCCGCGGTGCGGGCCGGCGGCAGCGTCAAGGCCCCGGCGTTCGACATGGCGGCCGGCCGCATGGCCGTCCTCGCCGACCCCCAGGGCGGCACCTTCGCGGTGATCACCGGAGCCGGCCCCGCCTAG
- a CDS encoding cyclase family protein — MTMPPEFHDIAKRVNNWGRWGADDEIGTLNLVTDEVVRAAAAEIRTGRRIPLALPLKEDGVQAGLIPGRVNPLHTMVQINQELFGPGTVACSDDAVTMGLQSATHWDALTHVSHSGRIYNGRPASTITAHARAEFSGIDKAGHIVSRGVLLDVARAKGLDRLPGGHAVTPEDLAQAEEFGGVTVRPGDIVLVRTGQIQVYLAGDKHGYGFPSPGLSVRTPQWFHARDVAAVANDTLTFEIFPPEIENLWLPVHALDLVEMGMHQGQNWNLEKLSTACAEENRYSFLLSAMPEPFVGGVGTPVAPVAVL; from the coding sequence ATGACCATGCCCCCCGAGTTCCACGACATCGCCAAGCGCGTCAACAACTGGGGCCGCTGGGGCGCCGACGACGAGATCGGCACCCTGAACCTGGTCACCGACGAGGTCGTCCGGGCGGCCGCGGCCGAGATCCGCACGGGCCGCCGGATCCCGCTCGCGCTCCCCCTCAAGGAGGACGGGGTCCAAGCCGGCCTGATCCCCGGCCGGGTCAACCCGCTGCACACGATGGTGCAGATCAACCAGGAGCTGTTCGGGCCGGGCACGGTGGCGTGCAGCGACGACGCCGTGACGATGGGGCTCCAGTCGGCCACGCACTGGGACGCCCTCACGCACGTCTCCCACTCCGGCCGCATCTACAACGGCCGTCCCGCGTCCACGATCACGGCGCACGCGCGCGCCGAGTTCAGCGGGATCGACAAGGCCGGGCACATCGTCTCGCGGGGCGTCCTGCTGGACGTGGCCCGCGCGAAGGGCCTGGACCGGCTGCCGGGCGGCCACGCGGTGACCCCGGAGGACCTGGCGCAGGCGGAGGAGTTCGGCGGGGTCACGGTCCGCCCCGGCGACATCGTCCTGGTGCGCACCGGCCAGATCCAGGTGTACCTGGCGGGCGACAAGCACGGCTACGGTTTCCCCTCGCCCGGGCTGTCCGTCCGTACGCCGCAGTGGTTCCACGCACGGGACGTGGCGGCGGTGGCGAACGACACCCTGACCTTCGAGATCTTCCCCCCGGAGATCGAGAACCTGTGGCTGCCGGTGCACGCGCTGGACCTGGTGGAGATGGGCATGCACCAGGGCCAGAACTGGAACCTCGAAAAGTTGTCCACAGCCTGTGCAGAAGAGAACCGGTACTCCTTCCTGCTGTCGGCCATGCCGGAGCCCTTCGTCGGGGGCGTCGGCACCCCGGTCGCCCCGGTGGCCGTCCTCTGA